Part of the Limihaloglobus sulfuriphilus genome is shown below.
GGTATTACCTCTTTTATAAAGTAATCAAATTAATTATTACTCTTATTTCCGCCTTGGAAATCACGGCCGCCGCCTTTACGCTGACGCCGCGGTCCGCCCTTGCGGCCGCCTCGCTGGGGACGTGCCTGGGGCTGGATTTCCTCGCCGAATTTGCCCTTATAGATCCAAACCTTAACACCTATCGCTCCGTAAGTAGTGAAGCTGGTGCTTGATGCGTAATCAACATTGGCATCAAGAGTCTGGAGCGGAATGCTGCCGAGCTTCTGAGTTTCGCGGCGTGCCATCTCAGCACCGCCGAGCCGCCCTGAGCACATGATTTTGCATCCGAGGGCTCCGGAGTTCATAATATTTTCACACTGCATTTTCATAACGCGGCGGAAAGGTGCACGGCGCTGGAACTGCTGGGCAATCCCGTCTGCCACGAGTTTGGCGTCGAGATTGGGATCGGCAATTTCGACAACGTTGACGTTTACCTTGCGGTCGATGAGCTCTTCGAGCTGCTCACGCAGTACGTCAACCTCAGCCCCCTTGGGGCCGATAACCATACCGGGCCGGCCGGTATGAAGGATAACCTTGACCTCGTTACGTGTACGCGCTATCTCAATCTTGGATACCGCTGCGTAAGGCGGCTGCTGGTTGAACTTTTTATCTACAAAATCGCGAACTTTTTTATCCTCTACCAGGAATTCACCATAGTTTGCCTTCGGGGCATACCAGGTACTCTGCCAGTCGAGTGTTATTCCAGTTCTAAAGCCTATTGGAGAAGTCTTTTGACCCATCAGCTAAATTCCTTAATTCTCTGCAACTGTTACAATAATATGGCTTGCCTGTTTGCGTATAGGATGAGCGCGGCCTCTGTCCTTGGCAA
Proteins encoded:
- the rpsC gene encoding 30S ribosomal protein S3, which gives rise to MGQKTSPIGFRTGITLDWQSTWYAPKANYGEFLVEDKKVRDFVDKKFNQQPPYAAVSKIEIARTRNEVKVILHTGRPGMVIGPKGAEVDVLREQLEELIDRKVNVNVVEIADPNLDAKLVADGIAQQFQRRAPFRRVMKMQCENIMNSGALGCKIMCSGRLGGAEMARRETQKLGSIPLQTLDANVDYASSTSFTTYGAIGVKVWIYKGKFGEEIQPQARPQRGGRKGGPRRQRKGGGRDFQGGNKSNN